One Deefgea tanakiae genomic region harbors:
- a CDS encoding ABC transporter ATP-binding protein: MASITLKNIKKNYTKDVCVIKGVDLEIKDGEFVVFVGPSGCGKSTLMRMIAGLEDITAGELYIGDTLANDVHASKRGIAMVFQSYALYPHMSVYDNMAFALKLAGTPKTDIDQRVKKAAEILQMTHLLDRKPKALSGGQRQRVAIGRAIVRNPKVFLLDEPLSNLDASLRLNMRVELSKLHQELKTTMLYVTHDQVEAMTLADRIVVFNAGIIQQVGSPLEMYENPSNLFVASFLGSPKMNLFESQLVTVEQGAAVVRLPKGITARAAVQPGNAKVGDKVTLGIRPEHIELADESVAGSIPAKIDLVEHLGDIVLAYVEIPGVNEIICLKLPANMTGLKFGDTVRIVFPEKHCMLFDAEGLAFKRIR; encoded by the coding sequence ATGGCTAGCATTACACTTAAAAATATTAAGAAAAACTACACCAAAGATGTTTGCGTGATCAAAGGTGTGGATTTAGAAATTAAAGATGGTGAGTTTGTTGTATTCGTTGGCCCATCAGGCTGCGGTAAATCGACTCTGATGCGTATGATTGCAGGCTTGGAAGACATCACTGCTGGTGAGTTGTACATCGGCGATACCCTTGCTAATGATGTGCATGCATCAAAACGTGGTATTGCGATGGTGTTCCAGTCGTATGCGCTATACCCGCACATGAGCGTGTATGACAATATGGCCTTTGCACTGAAACTTGCAGGCACACCAAAGACAGACATCGATCAACGCGTTAAAAAAGCCGCTGAAATCTTGCAAATGACCCATTTGCTTGATCGCAAGCCAAAAGCATTGTCAGGTGGTCAGCGCCAGCGTGTGGCAATTGGTCGTGCGATTGTTCGCAATCCAAAAGTGTTCTTATTGGATGAACCGTTGTCTAACTTGGACGCATCACTTCGTTTGAATATGCGCGTTGAATTGTCTAAGTTGCACCAAGAATTAAAAACAACCATGCTTTACGTAACGCATGACCAAGTTGAAGCAATGACTTTGGCTGATCGTATCGTTGTATTTAATGCTGGTATCATCCAGCAAGTGGGTAGCCCGCTTGAAATGTACGAAAATCCATCCAACTTGTTCGTAGCAAGTTTCCTGGGTTCGCCGAAAATGAACTTGTTTGAATCACAACTCGTGACGGTTGAACAAGGTGCTGCAGTGGTTCGTTTGCCTAAGGGTATTACAGCACGTGCTGCAGTTCAGCCTGGCAATGCGAAAGTAGGCGATAAAGTGACTTTGGGTATTCGTCCAGAGCACATTGAATTGGCTGATGAAAGCGTTGCGGGTTCAATTCCTGCCAAGATTGATTTGGTTGAACATTTGGGTGATATCGTTCTGGCCTATGTTGAAATTCCAGGTGTTAACGAAATTATCTGCCTGAAATTACCAGCTAACATGACCGGTTTGAAATTTGGCGATACAGTTCGTATTGTGTTCCCAGAGAAACACTGCATGTTATTTGATGCTGAAGGCCTTGC